The window AACAACTCAATGAATTCAACAGATTTATCAAATGAAAAGGCAATTCCTCTGCCCTCATAATTAATTCCACTGAAAGTCCTATTTTAATGAAGTAACTACtaactgaatttattttcttaaatgtaacATTAAGTGTGTGACAGTCAAGAGAAGAGCTGGTTAAATCTGCAGACGAATGAAGATGATGAATAGCAGCTTCAGGAccttttattcaacaaaaacactatGCTTTAGGAAACAGAGATGCTACTGTATGAACTCAGGGTATATACAGAGATTCTTAAGTTGAATTTACTACCTTTTACTACCTCTTTTACTaccttcaattttttttttactaccagCACGACTTCAAGCTGCAACTGTAGCAGCGTAAAGTGTGAAGTAAAGTGACGCGTAAAGTAATGAAATATCTTTCCAAAACGaattaataacatatttcatcACAATTTAACAGGGTAATTATAACTTCCACCACTGGACACAAAAactggccaacacacacacacacacacacacacacacacacacacacacacatagagagagagagagcgagagactcTGTAGGTGTATgtgagtgtctgtttgtttgagcaAGCTAGTGAGCTACATTTAAGTAAGAAGGAACTCTACCATAGGAGTTGGATTAATCAAGATGACACAACAGGCCTTGGTCCatagtttttactcaaaatgtcaaaaagtaacaattgcataacaaaaactaatttcaagTGGTTAAATTAGggccttgaaaaaaaagaataaactagataataataaagtgcaactttcactgtaattacaatatcttattaacaaagaaataacTTTAACTTCAACTGGACGCAAAAACTgtccgagagagagagagagagaacttaAACAACAGTTAGCCAGCAGGGTCACAAGTGCCTCAACTGTGTGGCCTTTTCTTCAATCATTTTATCCACTTGGAGaagttctgctttttttcccctgtgtcTTCTCcgaaaagtgtttgattttgtgatGAGCTCAGCCATCTTTGTTCCTGCCTTTCCCTCGGCCATCTCTGCATATTTGTCGGCGTCATTTTGGAGTGAATGGCACACACTGTGGAGTACCTGCCGCCGGTTCCGGAGGTCCTCCagctctttctctgctgctttcctcttcagctcctgtgtggcattctcctttttttcccgcTCACTATCAAGGTATAGCCTGTATTGTGACCTCgatgaagcagcagaggccaGGAGCTCCTTGGTCAGAGGAACTTTCAGAACGCCGCCACAGACAATTACCTTATCGCAGATTAATCTGAGGGCTTCGAGAGATTCATCACGGAGGTTGCACGTTTCTACCTCCTTATTTACTGAGAAGCCTCTCTCCACTGTGGCTTGTCCATGGGACAGGAGGAGAGCACTTTGGCAGAACTTTAGCAGGTCAGGGTGGGACGTGCAGAGTTTGGAGTGGAGAAAGACATCCAGACGCTGCCTCAGGGGTTGGAAGGAAACAAATTCTTCTTCTCTGCCCACGACCGAGAGAAAGGATGTGAATTGCTGAATGATGACATCACCTGCAACATTGATACGAAAATTAAGATATATTAATTTCATTAACACATTCCAGTCAACTGCTTCACCATCCATTCGacaaaagtacatacagtacatcgtAGATACACATAATAGTATCTgtagcagtggttctcaacctgGGGGCACGGAGGTCTTGTCTAAATTACAAATTGATACAATTGCGCGTCGGTGACTTGTTTAGCTGAATCTGCTTGCAAGGTGCCAAAACACCTTCTACATCAAACAGATAGAGTAAAATCACATAACTCACAAGAACACTGGATGTGgctatcaaaaaagaaaagaaaagtagaataaTTTGAgtgcttgaaatcatgcattgACATCAAGGTTGGTGGGGGGggacaatattctaacctttGAAAGGGGGGCTCAACTTGCAAAAGGTTGAGAACCCCTGATATAGAGAGCTATGAGAGCATAAAGTTTAATTTTGTAAAAGCAAGACACTTTCACACCTGTCAcagtaaaaaagcagaaaaccacaaaagagATTCCACGCACAAGACCTTAATCAATTTGAATAACTTATCCACTTCTACTGTCcctataaaatatgttcttaCCAGCTGCAATGCCACCTGCCAGCTGCTGCCCCTGGATGAAAGCCTGCACTAATGACTTCATCTGTAGGATGCACCACTCTGGATCCCTGGCCATCCTTGTGGGATCCAAACAGGTGATCTGCCTAACTATGGGGAATTTCAATGGCGATTTCTCCTGCAGTTTCTTTACGATCTTAATCAGACCCTGCAAACACTCTTTTCTGAGGTGGAGTACAGAGAGTTCACCTATCTTTGATCCTGGTTTGCCCAGGAGTGCctattaaggaacattaaggaacattcaTGTCAATGCTTtctttgaaaggaaatgtttacataacttattgtgatgataatattaatactgAACAAATTGTATTTGCTAGTTGATTTGTGCAAGCATCATAATTCACAAATTCACCccgcaaaacaaataaacaacaataaaattacCTTGATGGCAGATTCAGCCCCCAAGCCTATATCTACCCTTTTGAGGGAGACCCAGTTCTTCTCCTCAGAAATGTCCAATTTAATCAGCTGCAGGGGGGTTTGGTCCTGTAGGAGTTCCCTTTTGATGAACCGCCGCAGTAAACTCTGatgatgacaacaacaacaacaagatagTTACCCAGACATTCATATACATTAATATAGGTTTACATTCAAATTAATGAATCAAAATCTTTACAGTGATACTTACCAACAGGAGCTCAGTTAAATCTTCTGCCAAAAAAGGCAACACTGGCTCGTCTGTTTGGTACTTCTTGAGAAATGGGTTAAAACTTCTCGCAATGGCGAGGAAGAATTGAAGCTTTGGGATTAAGAGTGGATCCCCTTGTGCTGCCAGGATGGCATCATAAGAGGCCGTGTTTGGTTTTGTGACCTTCTTATCCTCAACAGCATTGACAAACTTCTGAATCATGGTCCAAACTTCCAGGACTCTCTCTGCAACCGGCACATTTTCCACCCATCTGTGGccgcagaaagagaggggaaagcaGGACGACCCGGTGATGTTGGTGTAGTCCTCTCTCCGGGCAGGAACGTTGTGGAAGAGGTAATGGAGAGCGCGCAGGAGTTTGTCAATTTGCCAGCCTGTAAAGCCTGCCTTCATGGCATTGTGGAGGGTATGGAGTCCACAGCTCCCAACCATCAGGACTTGAGCACCTCCATGCAGCTCAGCATGTTCCTTTTGAAGGAGATCCAGGAGTTTGAAATTTACATTTGGGCCATCCATTCCTACTGAGAGAAGCTGCCTCATGTTGAGTTTTGCAACACATTCCTGTGAATTGTCACACAGAAGTTAATGTATTGCTTAAGTAAACCACATTCAATACACATCAGAAGgtaatactgtatatgcttcaaatcaaacatttagctttattatcctaaagtaaaacatgagtCAGGTCTTGGGATACATTTCACAGTGATAGATATTAGGCCTATGTCAAGGACTGCTTTGTCAAAGTTAGATCATTGGTTCTCCAAATGTGGCTCACTATAATAAACTAAATCCCTATAATATAGGTTTGGCTTTATCAGAGCCATGCTCAACCTTCAGATTAAGGGTGCGTTCGTAAATTGCCACTCCGAGCACACTCTGAAACGTTTTAACAGTTCGGAAATTCACGGCCAGAAGAACGCTCGTCTTTTTCAAACTCAGAGCGCGATTCTATTTTTCAGAGCGTCAGATTGAATttacgaacgaacgaacgaattTAAGCATAACGGCTAACACTTTGACCTACAGTCTTgtgacgtctggtcaccctaagcTTTGTTGGCTGATACATCTTTttaattgcatacattttacaatattatattacagAAATTCAACAgtaagctaaataaatacaattatcaaaaatccatgaaaatgtgcaaacaatcTCCCCTATGTAACCAATAAGTATAATAGGAAAATAAACTTACTTTGATGTGCTGCAACAGATCGTCAGCTCTCCCATGTCCCAGGAATTGTGAGCCAAAATACCTCGAGCGTACACAACCATCCTCCAAAAAACGAATGTGtatgtccatttgttttttctttgacgATTGATTGAGGCTCTCATCGAACATAAGGACGTACGGTCCGGCATTATTTATGGCCTCAACCAGTTGCCTCTTAAAATAGGGTGCGATGCCAAATTTTATTATGTACCCGGTTTTATCCTTGCCCAAAGCGAAGGATTTGGCGATTTCGGAGTCCGGGAACATATTTCTGAACAGCTCTCCTATGCCTTCGTTCGAGTTGAACGAGTGGTGTTTCATTGCTACATCTAAACACCACAGTACCTCAGCCTGCAAGGTAGAGGTGGTAGTGCCTAGCGTCTGCTTCTGACCGTCTGTCGTGCACCTGTTGCTGGTGGTAGGACTACTGGCAGGGTATTGCAGGGGGAGAGCAAGCGAGGTTGAGGGAGCAGTGGAGGTTGAAGGAGCAGTTGAGGTTGAGGGCGTCGATGTAGCCGTTGTGCCAGTGTAAAACAGTGACAGCGGTAGCTGAGCGTTACGTCCACGCATCCTAGCTTGGTGGCTACTTGATAGCATGTGCGATTTCACCGCCTTCACCCCCATCCAGGTAATGCTTATCGTCTTCTTGCAGACGTTGCAATAAGCCTCTTGGCTGTTGCCAACTACTGGCCTAAGCCATTCTTTAAACAACGATTCCTCCAGCCAGAGGTCCGAAAATTTGCATTTGCCCATGTCTTAACTGGCGAACTCGCGAAGAGGTTTGACATCAAGCTAGCCGGGTacctaaaatgattttttttttttttttttaaatcaatatgtttatattggATTATCTCCGTTAATATTGGTAGTAAATGAAGTAGCGTAATTGGAAGTTAGTCTTAACTAAGTTTGTTGTAGAACAGATAACAAGAATAAGAAACTCGAACAAGATCGGAATAATACTGTAGGTTATATAAGGAAAGACCCATTGCTTGAGGCATTTAGTGTCTTAGAGTCCCTCCAGATTTCTCAGTCATCAGCCACCGGACCAGGGCGGGCTGCAGTCACTACAGGATATCCTCTAACCACGGCCAGCATGTCTTCAATGTCCGTACGCTCTTCATCGGTTCGCCCGGTGGCCAAGTCGGGTCCTTCATGCGCCTCAATATATCCCTGTATCGTACCTAAAATGATTGAGGGAGTGCGCGAGGTACATGTGACATCATTGAATAGCCGCGAAAATTTTGTTggacttagcaacaataacTAAGGGGGGCGTGGCTTGGCGAACTTCAGCACCCCCTGCTCAAAATTACTTCCCGCGGCCCTGCTACTtgcaacatgaaaataaatccacgCAAGTTTAGTAATTTAAGGAGATAGGCCTGCACGTAAattacacaaatagaaaaaatcaTACGC of the Eleginops maclovinus isolate JMC-PN-2008 ecotype Puerto Natales chromosome 4, JC_Emac_rtc_rv5, whole genome shotgun sequence genome contains:
- the LOC134862606 gene encoding uncharacterized protein LOC134862606 is translated as MARDPEWCILQMKSLVQAFIQGQQLAGGIAAGDVIIQQFTSFLSVVGREEEFVSFQPLRQRLDVFLHSKLCTSHPDLLKFCQSALLLSHGQATVERGFSVNKEVETCNLRDESLEALRLICDKVIVCGGVLKVPLTKELLASAASSRSQYRLYLDSEREKKENATQELKRKAAEKELEDLRNRRQVLHSVCHSLQNDADKYAEMAEGKAGTKMAELITKSNTFRRRHRGKKAELLQVDKMIEEKATQLRHL